Proteins found in one Cricetulus griseus strain 17A/GY chromosome X, alternate assembly CriGri-PICRH-1.0, whole genome shotgun sequence genomic segment:
- the LOC100765745 gene encoding protein BTG1: MIGEICAAAKFISKFLGIKGLRSEQQLQTFSQSLQELLAEHYKHHWFPEKPFKGSGYRCIRINHKMDPLIGRAAQQIGLSSQELFKLLPSELTLWVDPYEVSYRIGEDGSICVLYEALPAADSSQSGTNEQTVDSRISCKEKTFLSRASNIMTVSG, translated from the coding sequence ATGATAGGCGAAATCTGTGCTGCTGCAAAATTCATCTCTAAGTTCCTCGGCATCAAGGGCCTGAGGAGTGAACAACAGCTGCAGACCTTCAGCCAGAGCCTGCAGGAACTGCTGGCAGAACATTACAAACATCACTGGTTTCCAGAGAAGCCCTTCAAGGGATCTGGCTACAGGTGTATTCGTATCAACCATAAGATGGATCCTCTGATTGGACGAGCAGCCCAGCAGATTGGCCTGAGCAGTCAAGAGTTGTTCAAGCTTCTGCCAAGTGAACTCACACTCTGGGTTGACCCCTACGAAGTGTCCTACCGGATTGGAGAGGATGGCTCCATCTGTGTGCTGTACGAAGCCTTGCCAGCGGCAGACAGTTCTCAAAGTGGCACCAACGAGCAAACGGTAGACAGCAGAATCAGTTGCAAGGAGAAAACTTTCTTGAGCAGAGCAAGCAATATTATGACTGTATCGGGTTAA